In Gallus gallus isolate bGalGal1 chromosome 8, bGalGal1.mat.broiler.GRCg7b, whole genome shotgun sequence, one DNA window encodes the following:
- the BRDT gene encoding uncharacterized protein BRDT isoform X1, which translates to MLAGVCALHDTSVEQMPQTAPRTDQPFDNQCTEAVPEVSNATFPVDNADGTKAEKTLTDLDEVQHKASERTADSKSINQEQSMYCHNKNYMM; encoded by the exons ATGCTTGCAGGTGTATGTGCTTTGCATGATACTTCAGTCGAGCAAATGCCTCAGACTGCTCCAAGGACAGATCAGCCTTTTGATAACCAGTGTACAGAGGCTGTTCCAGAG GTATCCAATGCAACTTTCCCTGTTGACAATGCTGATGGGACTAAAGCTGAAAAAACACTAACTGATCTAGATGAAGTTCAACACAAGGCCAGTGAGAGAACTGCTGACTCAAAATCTATAAACCAAGAGCAGAGTATGTACTGTCACAATAAGAACTACATGATGTAA
- the LOC121111441 gene encoding bromodomain testis-specific protein-like isoform X1 translates to MSLPSQRRSLITNPPPPEYINNRNSGCQTNQLQYLQRVVMKAMWRHNFSWPFHQPVDAAALNLPDYYSIIKKPMDLSTIKKRLEHNYYTKSAECIDDFKTMFLNCYIYNKPGDDIVFMAQELEKVFMQKIAQMPPEEILIPDKGKRKEKLSEETQHPNSGTSSKQSTRQKQAESGEQPTAITQELQKATLPPLSAAQLTALMPAAIPIAKTKKGVKRKADTTTPTTSILTTSSESSATCNKRKTVKACKGENECMIPKKILKKGLPDSQKSPRVLKKTQLSKQLKYCKEILKEMFSKKHSAYARPFLRSADVVSFSLGEKKGITKCPTDLGTIKKKMDNFEYRDIQEFATDVRLMFMNCYKRNSPDHEVVAMAKKLQDVFETHFAKIPDEPATSVLLPQHTREITKAYSSDSSSDDSSEEKSSEDFEKERTVYLAKLQEQLKAVHQQLQALTRASLPRLKRKKEKAKREKGEKKEKAKASLIQKKKDLKHKKSKKKQSSNIQSKKTIQQVLLAHKSEDDDGAKPMNYDEKRQLSLSINKLPGDKLGKVVHIIQSREPSLRNSSPDEIEIDFETLKASTLRELEKYVATCLRKRPRKQHAKKAMKSKQQLLSERKQELEKRLLDVNGQLNPKKENFKFESSAESSIGPSRLSESSNGSSSSDSGSNTSSASSSSDSSDSESVMETCSEQNGIRQNCLTSLEQPKVN, encoded by the exons ATGTCTCTCCCAAGCCAGCGTCGTTCTCTTATTACTAACCCTCCTCCACCAGAATATataaacaacagaaatagtGGGTGTCAAACAAACCAACTTCAGTACTTACAGAGAGTGGTCATGAAAGCCATGTGGCGACACAACTTTTCCTGGCCGTTTCATCAGCCTGTagatgcagcagcactgaatcTTCCT GATTACTACAGTATTATAAAGAAACCTATGGACCTGAGCACAATTAAAAAGCGTCTGGAACATAATTACTACACAAAATCTGCAGAATGCATTGATGACTTCAAAACTATGTTCTTGAACTGCTACATATATAACAAG CCAGGTGATGACATTGTGTTTATGGCCCAAGAACTAGAAAAAGTGTTCATGCAGAAAATAGCACAAATGCCACCAGAAGAAATACTGATTCCcgacaaaggaaaaagaaaagaaaagctgtcagAAG AAACTCAGCATCCAAACAGTGGGACTTCATCTAAACAGAGCACAAGGCAGAAACAAGCTGAAAGTGGTGAGCAGCCTACAGCGATAACTCAAGAGCTACAGAAGGCTACGCTACCTCCTTtgtctgcagctcagctgactGCTTTAATGCCAGCTGCCATCCCTATCGCGAAA ACAAAAAAAGGTGTGAAAAGGAAGGCTGACACTACAACTCCTACTACATCAATACTCACAACAAGCAGTGAATCTTCTGCAACatgtaacaaaagaaaaactgttaaaGCATGCAAAGGTGAAAATGAATGTATGATACCAAAGAAGATTCTGAAGAAGGGCTTACCAGATTCTCAGAAATCACCTAGAGTTCTTAAAAAGACTCAGTTATCAAAACAACTAAAATATTGTAAAGAAATTCTTAAGGAAATGTTCTCAAAGAAACATTCAGCTTATGCACGACCTTTCTTAAGATCCGCAGATGTTGTATCCTTCTCACTTGGTGAGAAAAAAGGGATCACCAAATGTCCTACAGATCTGGGAACCATTAAA aaaaaaatggataattTTGAATATAGAGATATACAAGAATTTGCCACAGATGTTAGATTAATGTTCATGAATTGCTACAAACGTAATTCTCCAGACCATGAAGTGGTTGCCATGGCAAAAAAACTTCAG GATGTTTTTGAGACTCACTTTGCCAAAATTCCTGATGAACCAGCTACAAGTGTTCTTCTGCCACAGCACACAAGGGAAATTACAAAAGCTTATtccagtgacagcagcagtgatgattcttcagaagaaaaatcatctgAAGACTTTGAAAAGGAGAGAACAGTGTACCTTGCAAAGCTTCAGGAGCAG cTTAAAGCTGTTCACCAGCAGTTGCAGGCTTTGACCAGAGCATCCTTACCTagattgaaaaggaaaaaagagaaagctaaaagagaaaagggggagaaaaaggaaaaagctaaaGCAAGCCTGattcaaaagaagaaagatctAAAACACAAGAAGTCTAAGAAAAAGCAGTCTTCAAACAT TCAATCAAAGAAAACCATCCAGCAGGTCTTGTTGGCACATAAGTCAGAAGATGATGATGGTGCCAAGCCTATGAATTATGATGAAAAAAGGCAGTTGAGTTTGAGCATAAATAAGCTGCCTGGAGATAAGCTTGGGAAAGTAGTCCATATAATACAATCAAGAGAACCGTCACTGAGGAATTCTAGCCCTGATGAGATAGAAATAGACTTTGAAACTTTGAAGGCTTCAACGCTCAGAGAATTAGAGAAATACGTGGCAACCTGTTTGAGGAAGAGACCAAGAAAGCAGCATG CCAAAAAAGCAATGAAGTCAAAACAACAGCTTCTTTCTGAGAGGAAACAAGAGCTGGAGAAGAGACTACTGGATGTCAATGGTCAGCTAAATCCAAAGAAAGAGAACTTCAAAT ttgAAAGTAGTGCTGAGTCCAGTATTGGACCGAGCCGACTGAGTGAaagcagcaatggcagcagctCCTCGGACTCAGGCAGCAACACCAGCAGTGCTTCCAGCTCCTCAGACAGCAGTGACTCTGAATCGG TTATGGAAACGTGCTCAGAACAGAATGGAATAAGGCAAAACTGCCTAACTTCTTTGGAACAGCCTAAGGTAAACTGA